A window from Sphingobacterium hotanense encodes these proteins:
- a CDS encoding FecR family protein gives MHKNRFEELNRKFLNNHISEEELQEYLQLLEENEELFYDTLDTVYPLPNQGEFDQQQVFQDLLNQINLTSSPKTKGLNYTWISIAATLLLVTGIAFYIWRNPDKSLENINLTVIPAFENKEQPSIDPAAIVLADGTQLSLEDVAQEGMEHDGVTLSKTGNDMIKVAFSKSLAHTQNAFHEFRTTKGTRYNLQLPDGTKVFLNSGSVFKISADFNHQSRKSELSGEAFFEVAHNPQKPFLVSTKDYQVKVLGTQFNVKSYPTSRESRTSLLKGSVQVNSAGSNMMLKPGQQAIGQSGNELKMAKANFREVLAWRDGYFRFQNASVRDIMNDILNWYDIKDVIYEFNSDEHFTGSIKRSRSLKDVLQSMEKISNLKFEIREGRVFVRK, from the coding sequence GTGCATAAGAATCGTTTCGAAGAATTAAACAGAAAATTTTTAAATAACCATATTTCAGAAGAGGAACTTCAGGAATACCTTCAGTTATTGGAGGAGAATGAAGAATTATTCTATGATACGTTAGATACAGTTTACCCGCTACCGAATCAAGGAGAATTTGATCAGCAGCAGGTGTTTCAAGATTTGTTGAATCAGATCAACCTAACAAGTTCACCTAAAACCAAAGGATTAAATTATACCTGGATTTCCATTGCGGCCACCTTGCTTTTAGTGACGGGCATAGCCTTTTATATCTGGAGAAATCCAGACAAATCCTTAGAAAACATTAATCTAACTGTTATCCCTGCGTTTGAAAATAAAGAACAACCTTCAATTGATCCTGCGGCTATCGTATTAGCAGATGGTACACAATTGTCATTGGAAGATGTTGCCCAAGAGGGAATGGAACATGACGGTGTTACGCTTTCAAAAACAGGAAATGACATGATCAAGGTGGCCTTTAGCAAGAGTTTAGCACATACACAGAATGCCTTTCATGAATTCAGAACCACAAAGGGAACCAGATACAATCTTCAACTTCCCGATGGCACCAAAGTTTTCCTTAATTCCGGCTCCGTCTTTAAGATCAGCGCTGATTTTAACCATCAAAGCAGAAAAAGTGAACTCTCTGGAGAGGCATTCTTTGAGGTTGCCCACAATCCTCAGAAACCTTTTCTGGTATCAACAAAAGATTATCAGGTAAAAGTGCTGGGAACCCAATTCAACGTGAAAAGCTATCCAACTTCCAGGGAATCAAGAACCAGTTTGTTAAAAGGCAGCGTACAGGTGAATTCTGCTGGGTCCAACATGATGCTTAAGCCTGGTCAGCAGGCAATAGGACAGTCCGGGAATGAACTGAAGATGGCTAAAGCCAACTTCCGGGAGGTGCTCGCCTGGCGAGACGGTTATTTTAGATTTCAGAATGCAAGTGTACGAGATATTATGAATGATATCCTAAACTGGTATGATATAAAAGATGTCATATACGAATTCAATAGTGATGAACATTTTACCGGTTCTATTAAGCGCTCTCGAAGCTTAAAAGATGTACTTCAGAGCATGGAAAAGATATCGAACCTAAAATTTGAAATTAGAGAAGGGAGGGTGTTCGTAAGAAAGTAG
- a CDS encoding SusC/RagA family TonB-linked outer membrane protein, with translation MKLVSLLLLGTMLHVSASTMGQKINIRAKQATLQDILQDIQNQTNYDFLYSNNQVNSLKRMDVFVENKDLKDVLKKVLTPNGLVFFVENNMVLIKTRTELNSDPALIQRVIEGYVRDEKNQPITGASVSLVNSNLATSTDDRGYFRLNSPTESASVVITAIGYVSQTIAISGTSATNIVLKESVSGLDEVVVVGYGIQKKANLTGAVSQINAEDIALRPEANIATTLQGLMPGLNIQMNNGDPSTTPDINVRGFNSINGGNPLVLIDGIEGNITRVNPNDIESVTVLKDASSASIYGARGAFGVILITTKTGKAGTTSVTYTNNFGWTSPTARTDYISDPYVYGKTVDAALFGYNGSSYTNYNEMDWETIKMVANGEIEPFHELQADGSYKFFHKSNWWDHMFKKHQASNFHNIAISGGTEKLKGYLSGRIFERESINNINDDANMDRQNLKANLVFTPNSWLELSNNIQFINEKDKDYGGYTNGFGGLWSTTTWYNLMAFYPIMVDGVPTDIGTGTGGQGGNAGLHSGKTWRLFNNEEFTNTFRVVAKPLEGLQINFDYSNRIENTARSFRLNPFDYLAGNRLDFRTVGLNRLTEYRWKDKYNALNLFATYNKTLANKHNLKLLAGFNQEQFDRDRVATTADNLLIEDLSNLSLATVMNSISGSATNWSIQGYFGRLNYDFDNKYLLEVNARYDGSSRFPVDSRWGLFPSVSLGWQVDRESFWEAARPYVSSLKFRSSYGVLGNQTVDVNTFKELMNVGTSEWLNGGQRLIFASVPGPLPNVVTWETTKSLNIGADLGFLDNKLLLNLDWYRKNVEGMYLPGEPLPAVFGANEPKENYAALRNDGYEIAVTYQDKFDLAGSPLQFNVTANVSNFKGVITRYNNPNGLLSSYNEGERLGDIWGYRIAGQFQSDEEALAYQNSFTNPGNSLSQVYNDILNVMQNSEWNHLRAGDIKYLDLNGDGRIDKGQNTLADHGDLERIGNSMPKFPFGLNLSMRWKNIDMGVALAGVASQDWYPTGDLYWGPYQRPYLSFIRKDLVDNAWRPDKTQNTYPQIYRGYSSLQSGRSLYELNDYYLTNVGFLRVKNLSLGYTFPQSWTQRAKVHKLRVFFSGENLFTWSFGGLTKYIDPEQAGSSVDYSSPATADDRGDLRSYPMGKTISFGVMLTL, from the coding sequence ATGAAACTGGTTTCGTTGTTGTTACTTGGAACCATGCTCCATGTGAGCGCTTCGACCATGGGTCAGAAGATCAACATCCGCGCCAAGCAAGCGACTTTACAGGACATTTTACAGGATATTCAAAATCAAACGAATTACGACTTTCTTTATAGCAATAACCAAGTCAACAGCCTGAAAAGGATGGACGTCTTTGTGGAAAATAAAGACTTAAAGGACGTTTTAAAAAAGGTGTTGACACCTAATGGATTGGTGTTTTTCGTGGAGAACAACATGGTTCTGATTAAAACCCGTACCGAGTTGAACAGTGATCCAGCGTTGATTCAGCGTGTGATCGAAGGATATGTTAGGGATGAAAAGAACCAACCGATTACCGGTGCTTCCGTTTCTCTTGTGAACAGCAACCTAGCGACCTCAACCGATGATAGGGGTTATTTTCGGCTAAATAGTCCGACAGAATCTGCTTCTGTTGTGATCACGGCGATCGGTTATGTCAGCCAGACTATTGCGATTTCGGGAACCTCAGCGACGAATATCGTGCTGAAGGAGTCCGTTAGTGGATTAGACGAGGTCGTTGTAGTTGGTTATGGTATCCAGAAGAAAGCAAATTTGACTGGCGCGGTATCGCAGATCAATGCCGAGGATATTGCCCTACGACCGGAAGCTAATATCGCCACCACCTTACAGGGGTTGATGCCCGGTCTGAACATTCAAATGAATAATGGTGACCCATCTACCACGCCCGATATCAACGTTCGTGGGTTTAATTCGATCAACGGAGGAAACCCGCTGGTGTTAATCGATGGAATTGAAGGGAATATTACCCGAGTAAATCCCAATGATATTGAAAGTGTAACAGTACTTAAGGATGCATCATCAGCATCCATTTATGGCGCACGTGGAGCCTTTGGGGTGATCTTAATTACGACCAAAACAGGGAAGGCGGGAACAACCTCGGTTACTTATACCAATAATTTTGGCTGGACTTCTCCGACTGCAAGGACGGATTATATCTCCGATCCCTATGTGTATGGAAAAACGGTAGATGCTGCCCTCTTTGGTTACAACGGATCTTCATATACCAATTACAACGAGATGGATTGGGAAACGATCAAGATGGTGGCCAATGGAGAAATTGAACCGTTCCACGAATTACAAGCTGATGGATCCTATAAATTCTTCCATAAATCCAATTGGTGGGATCACATGTTTAAAAAGCATCAGGCGTCGAATTTTCATAATATTGCCATATCCGGTGGAACAGAAAAGTTGAAGGGCTACCTTTCTGGTCGAATCTTCGAGCGTGAAAGCATCAATAATATAAATGACGATGCCAATATGGATCGCCAGAACCTGAAGGCTAATTTGGTATTCACACCTAACTCCTGGTTGGAATTATCGAACAACATCCAATTTATCAACGAGAAGGACAAGGATTATGGTGGCTATACCAATGGTTTCGGTGGCTTGTGGAGTACAACCACCTGGTATAATCTGATGGCCTTTTACCCTATTATGGTAGATGGTGTACCGACCGATATCGGAACAGGTACTGGTGGCCAAGGTGGTAACGCAGGTCTGCATTCTGGTAAAACCTGGCGCTTGTTCAATAATGAGGAGTTTACCAATACGTTTCGTGTAGTGGCAAAACCATTGGAAGGTCTACAGATCAATTTCGATTATAGTAATCGTATTGAGAATACGGCACGCAGCTTTCGTTTGAATCCCTTTGACTATTTAGCAGGAAATCGATTGGATTTCCGTACGGTTGGTTTGAATCGATTGACCGAATACAGATGGAAAGATAAGTATAATGCGCTAAACCTGTTTGCGACCTACAATAAGACCCTCGCAAATAAACATAACCTGAAATTGTTGGCAGGTTTTAACCAAGAGCAGTTTGACCGCGATCGTGTTGCCACCACTGCCGATAACCTGTTGATCGAAGATCTTTCTAACCTATCATTAGCAACGGTGATGAATAGTATTTCGGGCTCAGCAACCAACTGGTCTATCCAGGGATATTTTGGACGATTGAACTATGATTTCGATAATAAATATCTATTAGAAGTGAATGCTCGCTATGATGGTTCTTCCCGTTTCCCAGTTGACAGTCGTTGGGGACTGTTCCCGTCGGTTTCCCTGGGGTGGCAGGTGGATAGAGAATCTTTCTGGGAGGCTGCTCGTCCCTATGTTTCTTCTTTAAAGTTCAGAAGTTCCTACGGTGTGTTAGGGAACCAAACTGTGGATGTAAATACTTTCAAGGAATTGATGAACGTAGGAACTTCTGAATGGTTGAATGGTGGTCAACGATTGATATTTGCGTCTGTACCAGGGCCTTTACCCAATGTGGTGACTTGGGAGACCACAAAAAGCTTGAATATAGGTGCCGACCTTGGATTTCTGGATAATAAACTCTTGTTGAACCTGGATTGGTACAGGAAAAATGTGGAAGGTATGTATCTTCCGGGAGAACCTCTACCAGCTGTGTTTGGTGCCAATGAGCCTAAGGAGAACTATGCAGCGCTGCGAAATGATGGTTATGAGATCGCAGTTACTTACCAGGATAAATTTGATCTTGCCGGAAGTCCATTGCAGTTTAATGTGACAGCCAACGTAAGCAATTTCAAAGGTGTCATCACCCGATACAATAACCCTAATGGCTTATTGAGCTCATACAACGAGGGGGAGCGTCTGGGCGATATCTGGGGCTACCGAATTGCTGGTCAGTTCCAGTCCGATGAGGAAGCATTGGCTTACCAAAACTCGTTTACCAATCCCGGAAACAGTCTTTCGCAAGTGTACAATGATATTCTGAACGTGATGCAGAACAGCGAATGGAATCACCTACGCGCTGGCGACATCAAATATCTGGATCTCAACGGAGATGGAAGAATTGATAAAGGCCAAAATACACTTGCTGATCACGGAGACTTAGAGCGTATCGGAAATTCCATGCCTAAGTTTCCATTTGGTTTGAACCTGAGCATGCGCTGGAAAAATATCGATATGGGCGTAGCCTTGGCAGGGGTTGCCAGTCAGGATTGGTACCCTACAGGAGATCTTTACTGGGGACCATACCAACGCCCATATTTATCGTTCATCCGAAAAGATTTAGTTGATAATGCTTGGAGACCGGATAAGACCCAGAACACCTATCCACAGATCTATCGCGGGTATTCATCGCTACAATCCGGGAGATCATTATATGAATTGAACGATTATTATTTAACCAATGTTGGTTTCCTGCGTGTTAAAAACCTGAGTTTGGGTTATACTTTCCCGCAATCCTGGACGCAACGAGCAAAAGTGCACAAGCTAAGGGTATTCTTTAGTGGAGAGAATCTATTTACTTGGAGCTTCGGGGGCTTGACTAAATATATAGACCCCGAACAAGCGGGCTCTTCCGTGGATTATTCCTCTCCGGCAACAGCGGATGATCGTGGTGACCTGCGGTCCTACCCGATGGGAAAAACGATTTCTTTTGGTGTCATGTTAACCCTATAA
- a CDS encoding RagB/SusD family nutrient uptake outer membrane protein, with translation MTIKYYIYAVASVFLLGSCNKDFLERPSEDQVEAPYFFNTAKDLEVATNDFYTMLVTTSVYSEDANSDNLMPLNPADKIKGNRIVPVASGSGGWSWGNLRKINYFLANFHKVADEDAKAKYAGIARFFRAYFYYDKVKTFGDVPWYGKVLSANDPDLFKARDSRFLVMDSIMADLDYAIEHIPAEKQVNLVTKYTAMLLKSRVALFEGTFRKYHKLEGADKFLNEAVEASQMLINSSAYTLFTDGGAAAAYRNLFARDKQDAIETILAVDYELGLKVHSTAYNFTSATSGSYGLMKDVVNSYLMNDGSRFTDKSGYQTYSFFQEMQNRDPRLTQTTAGPDFRVNGESKNEPVTLNITTTGYRLIKALPNRAQWGTGASVFDIVIFRFAEALLVNAEAKAELGTLTQGDLDNTINRLRARAGMPNLNLVHANANPDPYLEEMYPNVENTANKGVILEIRRERRIELFNEGLRWDDLMRWKEGKKVTKPMVGVYFSGLGSHDFTGDAVPDVFLHTGSTAGAPASITSFININQRTLRNPLTGQQNATSGNLDPFPQGGVFDEQRDYFAPLPSEDLILNKNLVQNPGWK, from the coding sequence ATGACGATAAAATATTATATATACGCTGTGGCAAGTGTTTTCTTGCTAGGTTCCTGTAATAAGGATTTCTTAGAGCGGCCATCAGAGGATCAGGTAGAAGCGCCGTATTTCTTTAATACCGCAAAGGATCTGGAAGTGGCAACCAATGATTTTTATACCATGTTGGTAACGACATCCGTTTATTCGGAAGATGCCAACTCGGATAATTTAATGCCCTTGAATCCTGCCGATAAGATTAAAGGAAATAGGATTGTTCCGGTTGCCAGCGGTAGCGGCGGTTGGTCTTGGGGAAATCTTCGGAAAATAAATTATTTTCTAGCGAACTTTCATAAAGTAGCCGATGAAGATGCCAAAGCCAAGTATGCTGGAATTGCCCGTTTTTTTAGAGCGTATTTTTATTACGATAAGGTGAAGACTTTTGGTGATGTGCCCTGGTACGGAAAGGTCTTATCGGCAAACGATCCCGATCTTTTTAAAGCGAGAGATTCCCGGTTTTTGGTAATGGATTCAATTATGGCCGACTTGGATTATGCCATCGAACATATTCCCGCGGAGAAGCAAGTGAATTTAGTGACAAAGTATACCGCCATGTTGCTGAAGTCACGCGTAGCATTATTCGAAGGGACTTTCCGAAAATATCATAAGCTGGAAGGGGCTGATAAATTCCTGAATGAAGCGGTTGAAGCTTCCCAGATGCTGATCAATTCATCTGCTTATACCTTATTTACTGACGGAGGAGCAGCTGCCGCTTATCGAAATCTTTTTGCCCGTGATAAGCAGGATGCCATAGAAACAATATTGGCTGTTGACTACGAATTGGGACTAAAGGTCCATAGTACGGCTTATAATTTTACTTCTGCTACTTCCGGGTCTTATGGACTGATGAAAGATGTAGTGAATAGTTACCTGATGAATGATGGCTCCCGATTTACAGACAAGTCCGGTTATCAGACCTATTCTTTTTTCCAGGAGATGCAGAACAGAGACCCTCGGTTGACGCAGACCACAGCTGGGCCAGATTTCAGAGTGAACGGTGAATCAAAGAATGAACCAGTGACCTTGAACATCACAACGACAGGTTACCGCTTGATCAAAGCCCTGCCAAACAGAGCCCAGTGGGGTACCGGAGCTTCTGTATTCGATATCGTTATTTTCCGTTTTGCCGAAGCATTATTGGTCAACGCGGAAGCAAAAGCAGAACTAGGAACATTAACCCAAGGGGATCTGGATAATACCATCAATAGATTGAGAGCGAGAGCGGGCATGCCTAATTTGAATTTGGTACACGCAAACGCCAATCCGGATCCTTATTTGGAAGAAATGTATCCGAATGTGGAAAATACAGCTAATAAAGGGGTGATCCTTGAAATACGGAGAGAAAGAAGGATAGAGTTGTTCAATGAAGGATTGCGCTGGGATGACCTGATGCGTTGGAAAGAGGGCAAAAAAGTGACCAAGCCAATGGTCGGAGTATATTTCTCCGGTTTAGGAAGCCATGATTTTACTGGCGATGCCGTTCCCGATGTGTTTTTGCATACAGGAAGCACAGCAGGTGCACCTGCCTCCATCACTTCCTTTATCAACATCAATCAAAGAACCCTTAGAAATCCATTAACTGGACAACAGAATGCGACTTCCGGAAATCTAGATCCATTTCCGCAGGGAGGAGTTTTCGATGAGCAAAGGGATTATTTTGCGCCATTGCCTTCCGAGGATTTGATCTTGAATAAAAATTTAGTCCAGAACCCAGGTTGGAAATAA
- a CDS encoding sugar phosphate isomerase/epimerase family protein, with translation MKKICCLFVVCFGFFVLLGQTDAKTPKFPIGYALDFQKITDEKMQYIKSLGINYIELSGIGALLDKNLQSTQVDTLWTSKIKEVAAILKRNKVTVWSIHMPFSVHLDISRVDEEGRLRVMEAQWNVLQMLKPVKAEIILFHPSFYLRLNERSERKAQLQKSVAYLNKEVKAIGSIMVVENMLGPSLTVNGRERPLMRSVQECLELFQGFPKDVGLAVDFCHIAEPQHLLAAFGSRVKTLHVSNGDGTAEYHYLPCDTRGKNDWNSIFATLEKIKYKGVYMHECKYNDEKEIVDCYQHLWNAYQKSLTIKK, from the coding sequence ATGAAAAAGATATGCTGTTTATTCGTTGTATGCTTCGGCTTCTTTGTCCTTCTTGGACAGACAGACGCTAAGACGCCAAAGTTTCCGATTGGCTATGCCTTGGATTTCCAAAAAATTACGGACGAAAAGATGCAGTACATCAAGAGTTTGGGAATCAATTATATTGAACTCTCCGGCATTGGTGCCTTGCTTGACAAAAATCTCCAATCGACTCAGGTCGACACTTTATGGACATCCAAAATCAAGGAAGTTGCTGCTATCCTCAAAAGGAACAAAGTGACAGTTTGGTCGATCCACATGCCTTTTAGTGTACACCTGGACATCTCCCGGGTCGACGAAGAAGGGAGATTGCGCGTAATGGAAGCACAATGGAATGTACTACAGATGTTAAAGCCGGTGAAAGCGGAGATTATCCTGTTCCACCCTTCGTTTTATCTGCGGCTTAATGAACGTAGCGAGCGAAAAGCTCAGTTGCAAAAGTCCGTGGCGTACCTGAATAAAGAAGTGAAAGCCATCGGTTCGATTATGGTGGTGGAAAACATGTTGGGTCCGTCCTTAACGGTAAATGGCCGCGAACGACCTTTGATGCGGTCCGTACAGGAGTGTTTAGAGCTTTTTCAGGGCTTTCCTAAAGATGTTGGCTTGGCAGTTGATTTTTGTCATATTGCTGAACCTCAACATTTATTGGCGGCATTTGGATCCAGAGTGAAAACCTTGCATGTTTCCAACGGCGACGGTACGGCCGAATACCATTATCTACCTTGTGATACCCGAGGGAAAAATGACTGGAACAGCATCTTTGCCACATTGGAAAAGATCAAGTATAAGGGGGTGTATATGCATGAGTGCAAATACAATGATGAAAAGGAAATTGTCGACTGCTACCAACATCTTTGGAATGCTTATCAAAAGAGTTTAACAATTAAAAAATGA
- a CDS encoding right-handed parallel beta-helix repeat-containing protein, producing MITILFGFSSCKKDKETFEEKLMAGTELMEVGSKTGKYQFDVLSNKNMLLESDVDWIVLDTSELEKGKRKVIFEVHANQDDERSGLITVRINDEISKQVLVSQESGKVPVFFVSPNGTGDGSSWESPSTFHAAMEKATTGSTIYLMEGTYTPFKTIRNGDSAEESDKTFEINKNISLIGGFSSDASIGAKPNAALYKTILDGRFSSGKQAFHTVTVTAAKEAESQVYIEGLVITGGNATDRSTNISINGLNFSRGQGGGIAIGGSQVHLKAVEIIDNKATADKGTVGFAAGMYAFGSADVIMENSKVNNNTNTGNNGGGVWMHTSNLTAYNSQFNGNTARGTAGGVHGYPNAKIILYNSEVNQNSNTSYGAGLYLREKSTGILVNCLLVGNKSTSKNGGGAVMLYDDCKIDIISSTITGNEIPGPGAGVYRRSKVNNLTIVNSIISGNKQDATSTDVDAYTDNAGIAPTIKSSAIAGQVYSEAGSVVSDLSFNPATMLSAQYVPMGVNNPALMHGLNGSSLTTLGQTYNPVLESQINADKNGNERMDTIMGALIK from the coding sequence ATGATCACGATTCTTTTTGGATTTTCTTCCTGTAAAAAGGATAAAGAAACATTTGAAGAGAAATTAATGGCGGGCACAGAATTGATGGAGGTTGGAAGTAAAACAGGGAAATACCAATTTGATGTCCTTTCCAACAAAAATATGCTGCTGGAGTCGGATGTAGACTGGATCGTATTGGATACCTCCGAACTTGAAAAGGGAAAACGTAAAGTTATTTTTGAAGTTCACGCCAATCAGGATGACGAGCGGTCCGGACTTATTACCGTTCGCATCAACGATGAGATTTCCAAGCAGGTTCTGGTGAGTCAGGAATCAGGGAAAGTGCCGGTATTCTTTGTCAGCCCGAACGGGACCGGAGACGGATCTTCTTGGGAAAGTCCTTCAACCTTCCATGCGGCTATGGAAAAAGCCACCACAGGAAGTACGATCTATCTGATGGAAGGGACATATACACCGTTTAAAACCATCCGTAATGGAGACTCCGCTGAGGAATCCGATAAAACTTTTGAAATCAATAAGAATATCAGCCTGATTGGTGGTTTCTCATCAGATGCAAGTATTGGGGCAAAACCTAATGCAGCGCTGTACAAAACGATTCTTGATGGACGGTTCTCTAGTGGAAAACAAGCATTCCATACTGTGACGGTAACGGCTGCTAAAGAAGCGGAGTCTCAGGTTTATATCGAAGGATTGGTGATTACCGGAGGTAATGCAACCGATCGAAGTACCAATATATCCATTAATGGACTTAATTTTAGCCGTGGACAGGGTGGTGGAATAGCTATCGGTGGTTCACAGGTACATTTAAAAGCTGTGGAAATTATCGATAACAAAGCAACAGCAGATAAAGGAACTGTTGGATTTGCTGCTGGTATGTACGCCTTTGGTTCGGCCGATGTCATTATGGAGAATTCTAAAGTCAACAATAACACAAATACAGGAAATAACGGTGGTGGCGTATGGATGCACACTTCCAATCTAACGGCTTATAATTCCCAGTTCAATGGGAACACCGCACGTGGCACGGCGGGCGGTGTGCATGGTTACCCAAATGCTAAGATTATTCTCTATAACTCTGAAGTGAACCAAAATAGCAACACCTCGTATGGTGCCGGGTTATACCTTCGAGAAAAATCTACCGGGATTCTGGTGAACTGCTTATTGGTTGGAAATAAAAGTACCTCTAAGAACGGTGGTGGAGCAGTGATGCTGTATGATGATTGTAAAATAGATATTATCAGTTCTACCATTACAGGAAATGAGATTCCAGGGCCTGGCGCAGGTGTATACCGCCGTTCAAAAGTGAATAACCTGACCATCGTCAATTCCATTATCTCTGGAAACAAACAGGATGCGACCTCTACCGATGTGGATGCCTATACGGATAATGCAGGAATTGCACCAACTATCAAGAGCTCTGCAATTGCCGGCCAAGTTTATTCGGAAGCAGGATCCGTAGTGTCGGACCTTTCCTTCAACCCGGCAACCATGTTAAGCGCTCAATATGTACCGATGGGCGTTAATAACCCGGCGTTAATGCATGGATTAAATGGCAGCTCCCTAACGACCCTGGGACAGACCTATAATCCGGT